Proteins encoded within one genomic window of Tachyglossus aculeatus isolate mTacAcu1 unplaced genomic scaffold, mTacAcu1.pri scaffold_123_arrow_ctg1, whole genome shotgun sequence:
- the LOC119922744 gene encoding olfactory receptor-like protein OLF4, translating to MEKENQTSITEFLLLGLSDRVEQQQLLFVLFLWLYLLGVVGSLLIVLAIGSDPHLHTPMYFFLTNLSLANICFLSTMVPKMLVNIQTHIKSIAYTGCLAQMYFFLLFGGLDHFLLTGMAYDRYEAICHPLHYTTIMSPRLCSLLVAGSWIVSSLHALTHTLLVTRLRSPGPMEGGNQTSITEFLLLGLSNQMELRQLVFMLFLWMYLLGVLGSLLIVLAIGSDPHLHNPMYFFLTNLSLVDICLLSTTVPKMLVNIQTHKKSISYTGCLAQTYFIILLGGLDHFLLTAMAYDRYVAICHPLHYTTIMSPRLCTLVVAGFFCELYEVLKLSCSSIVINEVMILVLAVVIGVGPLTGLLSSYIRIISTILRIPSAGGRWKAFRTCGSHLSVVSLFYSTTLGIYLCPPSTQTFSKGTIASVLYTVVTPTMNPFIYSLRNKNMKEALRNVFNRKSVFFRVF from the exons ATGGAGAAGGAAAACCAAACCAGCatcacagaattcctcctcctgggactatcCGACCGGgtggagcagcagcagctcctcttcGTGCTGTTCCTCTGGTTGTACCTTCTCGGCGTTGTGGGGAGcctgctcatcgtcctggccatcggctctgacccacacctgcacactcccatgtacttcttcctcaccaacctctccctagccaacatctgcttcctgtccaccatggtccccaagatgctggtcaacATTCAGACCCACATCAAATCCATAGCCTACACTGGCTGCCTGGCgcaaatgtacttcttccttctatttggaggcctggaccactttctcctcactgGGATGGCATATGACCGTTACGAGgccatatgccaccccctccactacaccaccatcatgagcccACGGCTCTGTAGCCTACTGGTTGCTGGATCTTGGATCGTCAGTTCCCTCCATGCCCTGACACACACCCTATTA GTTACTCGGTT AAGATCCCCCGGCCCCATGGAGGGGGGAAACCAAACCAGCATCACAGAAtttctcctcctgggactgtccaaCCAGATGGAGCTGCGGCAGCTCGtcttcatgctgtttctctggatgtacctgctcggggtcctggggagcctgctcatcgtcctggccatcggctctgacccgcacctgcacaaccccatgtacttcttcctcaccaacctgtcCCTGGTCGACATCTGTCTCctgtccaccacggtccccaagatgctggtcaacATACAGACCCACAAGAAATCTATATCCTACACTGGCTGCCTGGCCCAAACGTATTTCATCATTCTGTTAGGAGgtctggaccactttctcctcaccGCTATGGCatatgaccgctacgtggccatatgccaccccctccactacaccaccatcatgagcccACGACTCTGTACTCTGGTGGTTGCTGG cttcttctgtgaactttATGAGGTCCTAAAGCTTTCCTGTTCTAGTATCGTCATCAACGAAGTAATGATTCTTGTCCTTGCAGTAGTGATTGGGGTAGGTCCCCTCACCGGGCTCCTGTCCTCTTACATTCGCATTATCTCCACCATATTGAGAATCCCATCTGCAGGGGGAAGGTGGAAAGCTTTCAGAACCTGTGGTTCTCACCTGTCCGTGGTTTCTTTATTCTACAGCACCACTCTTGGGATCTACCTTTGTCCACCATCTACCCAAACATTCAGTAAAGGTACGATAGCGTCTGTGCTGTATACAGTGGTCACCCCCACaatgaatcccttcatctacagcctaaggaacaagAACATGAAAGAGGCCCTGAGAAATGTGTTCAATAGAAAAAGTGTCTTCTTTCGAGTATTCTGA